A stretch of the Xiphias gladius isolate SHS-SW01 ecotype Sanya breed wild chromosome 21, ASM1685928v1, whole genome shotgun sequence genome encodes the following:
- the si:ch73-267c23.10 gene encoding serine incorporator 1 isoform X2, whose product MGAVLGAFSFASWVPCLCSSATCLMCSCCPSSRNSTVTRIIYAFTLLLGTIVACIMLSPGVDEQLKRIPGFCKEGAGSSIPGLRADVNCEMFVGYKAVYRVCFGMSMWFLGFSILMINIKNSRDPRAAIHNGFWFFKFAALVAVTVGAFYIPDGPFTYTWFVVGSGGAFFFILIQLVLLVDFAHSWNESWVDKMETGNSRGWYAALLVVTILGYILSFTAVVLFFIFYTKPDGCFINKFFISFNMLFCIVASVVSVLHKVQESQPRSGLLQSSIITLYTMFLTWSAMTNEPDRACNPSLLSIFQQIAAPTLAPMEMENQTAVVIIGTEEPVLTSPYLQWWDAQSIVGLVIFVLCILYSSIRSSSTSQVNKLTMASKDSAILAEGGSSPDLSEESTGPRRVEDNERDLVQYSYSFFHFMLFLASLYIMMTLTNWYSPDADYTITSKWPAVWVKITSSWLCLALYIWTLVAPMILTNRDFS is encoded by the exons ATGGGAGCTGTTCTGGGGGCCTTTTCCTTCGCAAGTTGG GTGCCATGCCTGTGCAGCAGTGCAACCTGTCTGATGTGTAGCTGCTGTCCTAGCAGCAGAAACTCCACTGTGACCAGGATCATCTATGCCTTCACTTTACTGCTTGGGACCATCGTCGCTTGCATCATGTTGTCACCAGGTGTGGATGAGCAGCTCAAAAGG ATCCCAGGCTTCTGTAAAGAAGGGGCAGGCTCTTCTATCCCCGGCTTACGGGCTGATGTCAACTGTGAAATGTTTGTGGGCTACAAGGCAGTGTACCGTGTCTGCTTTGGCATGAGCATGTGGTTCCTGGGATTTTCCATTCTTATGATCAACATCAAGAACAGCAGAGACCCCCGTGCTGCCATCCACAATGG attttggttCTTTAAGTTTGCTGCCTTGGTGGCAGTTACAGTCGGTGCCTTTTACATTCCAGATGGGCCTTTTACCTACA CATGGTTTGTGGTGGGCTCTGGTGGagctttctttttcattctgatccagctggtgctgctggtggacTTTGCCCACTCCTGGAATGAGTCCTGGGTAGACAAGATGGAGACTGGCAACTCCAGGGGCTGGTATGCAG ctTTGCTGGTGGTAACAATCCTCGGCTACATCCTGTCATTTACTGCTGTCGTGCTGTTCTTCATCTTCTACACCAAGCCTGATGGATGCTTCATCAACAAGTTCTTCATCAGCTTCAACATGCTGTTCTGCATTGTGGCCTCTGTGGTCTCTGTACTGCACAAAGTACAG GAGTCTCAGCCACGTTCAGGTCTTCTACAGTCCTCCATCATCACCCTGTACACCATGTTTCTGACCTGGTCTGCCATGACCAATGAGCCTG ACCGAGCTTGTAACCCCAGCCTGCTGAGTATCTTCCAGCAGATCGCAGCCCCCACACTGGCCCCTATGGAGATGGAGAACCAGACAGCTGTAGTGATCATTGGTACAGAGGAACCTGTCCTGACGTCCCCGTACCTGCAGTGGTGGGACGCCCAGAGCATCGTGGGGCTTGTCATATTTGTCCTGTGCATCCTTTACTCCAG CATTCGTTCATCCAGCACCAGTCAAGTGAACAAGCTGACCATGGCCTCCAAAGATTCAGCCATCTTGGCTGAGGGCGGCAGCAGCCCCGACTTATCAGAGGAGTCGACAGGGCCCAGGCGGGTGGAGGACAATGAGCGGGACCTGGTTCAGTACAGCTACTCCTTCTTCCACTTCATGCTCTTCTTGGCTTCGCTCTACATCATGATGACCCTCACCAACTGGTATAG CCCTGATGCAGACTACACCATAACTAGCAAGTGGCCAGCAGTGTGGGTGAAGATCACCTCCAGTTGGTTGTGTTTGGCCCTGTACATCTGGACCCTGGTGGCCCCCATGATCCTCACCAACCGAGACTTCAGCTGA
- the si:ch73-267c23.10 gene encoding serine incorporator 1 isoform X1: MGAVLGAFSFASWVPCLCSSATCLMCSCCPSSRNSTVTRIIYAFTLLLGTIVACIMLSPGVDEQLKRIPGFCKEGAGSSIPGLRADVNCEMFVGYKAVYRVCFGMSMWFLGFSILMINIKNSRDPRAAIHNGFWFFKFAALVAVTVGAFYIPDGPFTYTWFVVGSGGAFFFILIQLVLLVDFAHSWNESWVDKMETGNSRGWYAALLVVTILGYILSFTAVVLFFIFYTKPDGCFINKFFISFNMLFCIVASVVSVLHKVQESQPRSGLLQSSIITLYTMFLTWSAMTNEPDRACNPSLLSIFQQIAAPTLAPMEMENQTAVVIIGTEEPVLTSPYLQWWDAQSIVGLVIFVLCILYSSIRSSSTSQVNKLTMASKDSAILAEGGSSPDLSEESTGPRRVEDNERDLVQYSYSFFHFMLFLASLYIMMTLTNWYSFPDSPDADYTITSKWPAVWVKITSSWLCLALYIWTLVAPMILTNRDFS, translated from the exons ATGGGAGCTGTTCTGGGGGCCTTTTCCTTCGCAAGTTGG GTGCCATGCCTGTGCAGCAGTGCAACCTGTCTGATGTGTAGCTGCTGTCCTAGCAGCAGAAACTCCACTGTGACCAGGATCATCTATGCCTTCACTTTACTGCTTGGGACCATCGTCGCTTGCATCATGTTGTCACCAGGTGTGGATGAGCAGCTCAAAAGG ATCCCAGGCTTCTGTAAAGAAGGGGCAGGCTCTTCTATCCCCGGCTTACGGGCTGATGTCAACTGTGAAATGTTTGTGGGCTACAAGGCAGTGTACCGTGTCTGCTTTGGCATGAGCATGTGGTTCCTGGGATTTTCCATTCTTATGATCAACATCAAGAACAGCAGAGACCCCCGTGCTGCCATCCACAATGG attttggttCTTTAAGTTTGCTGCCTTGGTGGCAGTTACAGTCGGTGCCTTTTACATTCCAGATGGGCCTTTTACCTACA CATGGTTTGTGGTGGGCTCTGGTGGagctttctttttcattctgatccagctggtgctgctggtggacTTTGCCCACTCCTGGAATGAGTCCTGGGTAGACAAGATGGAGACTGGCAACTCCAGGGGCTGGTATGCAG ctTTGCTGGTGGTAACAATCCTCGGCTACATCCTGTCATTTACTGCTGTCGTGCTGTTCTTCATCTTCTACACCAAGCCTGATGGATGCTTCATCAACAAGTTCTTCATCAGCTTCAACATGCTGTTCTGCATTGTGGCCTCTGTGGTCTCTGTACTGCACAAAGTACAG GAGTCTCAGCCACGTTCAGGTCTTCTACAGTCCTCCATCATCACCCTGTACACCATGTTTCTGACCTGGTCTGCCATGACCAATGAGCCTG ACCGAGCTTGTAACCCCAGCCTGCTGAGTATCTTCCAGCAGATCGCAGCCCCCACACTGGCCCCTATGGAGATGGAGAACCAGACAGCTGTAGTGATCATTGGTACAGAGGAACCTGTCCTGACGTCCCCGTACCTGCAGTGGTGGGACGCCCAGAGCATCGTGGGGCTTGTCATATTTGTCCTGTGCATCCTTTACTCCAG CATTCGTTCATCCAGCACCAGTCAAGTGAACAAGCTGACCATGGCCTCCAAAGATTCAGCCATCTTGGCTGAGGGCGGCAGCAGCCCCGACTTATCAGAGGAGTCGACAGGGCCCAGGCGGGTGGAGGACAATGAGCGGGACCTGGTTCAGTACAGCTACTCCTTCTTCCACTTCATGCTCTTCTTGGCTTCGCTCTACATCATGATGACCCTCACCAACTGGTATAG TTTCCCTGACAGCCCTGATGCAGACTACACCATAACTAGCAAGTGGCCAGCAGTGTGGGTGAAGATCACCTCCAGTTGGTTGTGTTTGGCCCTGTACATCTGGACCCTGGTGGCCCCCATGATCCTCACCAACCGAGACTTCAGCTGA
- the si:ch73-267c23.10 gene encoding serine incorporator 1 isoform X3 → MGAVLGAFSFASWVPCLCSSATCLMCSCCPSSRNSTVTRIIYAFTLLLGTIVACIMLSPGVDEQLKRIPGFCKEGAGSSIPGLRADVNCEMFVGYKAVYRVCFGMSMWFLGFSILMINIKNSRDPRAAIHNGFWFFKFAALVAVTVGAFYIPDGPFTYTWFVVGSGGAFFFILIQLVLLVDFAHSWNESWVDKMETGNSRGWYAALLVVTILGYILSFTAVVLFFIFYTKPDGCFINKFFISFNMLFCIVASVVSVLHKVQESQPRSGLLQSSIITLYTMFLTWSAMTNEPDRACNPSLLSIFQQIAAPTLAPMEMENQTAVVIIGTEEPVLTSPYLQWWDAQSIVGLVIFVLCILYSSIRSSSTSQVNKLTMASKDSAILAEGGSSPDLSEESTGPRRVEDNERDLVQYSYSFFHFMLFLASLYIMMTLTNWYRLKVSLTALMQTTP, encoded by the exons ATGGGAGCTGTTCTGGGGGCCTTTTCCTTCGCAAGTTGG GTGCCATGCCTGTGCAGCAGTGCAACCTGTCTGATGTGTAGCTGCTGTCCTAGCAGCAGAAACTCCACTGTGACCAGGATCATCTATGCCTTCACTTTACTGCTTGGGACCATCGTCGCTTGCATCATGTTGTCACCAGGTGTGGATGAGCAGCTCAAAAGG ATCCCAGGCTTCTGTAAAGAAGGGGCAGGCTCTTCTATCCCCGGCTTACGGGCTGATGTCAACTGTGAAATGTTTGTGGGCTACAAGGCAGTGTACCGTGTCTGCTTTGGCATGAGCATGTGGTTCCTGGGATTTTCCATTCTTATGATCAACATCAAGAACAGCAGAGACCCCCGTGCTGCCATCCACAATGG attttggttCTTTAAGTTTGCTGCCTTGGTGGCAGTTACAGTCGGTGCCTTTTACATTCCAGATGGGCCTTTTACCTACA CATGGTTTGTGGTGGGCTCTGGTGGagctttctttttcattctgatccagctggtgctgctggtggacTTTGCCCACTCCTGGAATGAGTCCTGGGTAGACAAGATGGAGACTGGCAACTCCAGGGGCTGGTATGCAG ctTTGCTGGTGGTAACAATCCTCGGCTACATCCTGTCATTTACTGCTGTCGTGCTGTTCTTCATCTTCTACACCAAGCCTGATGGATGCTTCATCAACAAGTTCTTCATCAGCTTCAACATGCTGTTCTGCATTGTGGCCTCTGTGGTCTCTGTACTGCACAAAGTACAG GAGTCTCAGCCACGTTCAGGTCTTCTACAGTCCTCCATCATCACCCTGTACACCATGTTTCTGACCTGGTCTGCCATGACCAATGAGCCTG ACCGAGCTTGTAACCCCAGCCTGCTGAGTATCTTCCAGCAGATCGCAGCCCCCACACTGGCCCCTATGGAGATGGAGAACCAGACAGCTGTAGTGATCATTGGTACAGAGGAACCTGTCCTGACGTCCCCGTACCTGCAGTGGTGGGACGCCCAGAGCATCGTGGGGCTTGTCATATTTGTCCTGTGCATCCTTTACTCCAG CATTCGTTCATCCAGCACCAGTCAAGTGAACAAGCTGACCATGGCCTCCAAAGATTCAGCCATCTTGGCTGAGGGCGGCAGCAGCCCCGACTTATCAGAGGAGTCGACAGGGCCCAGGCGGGTGGAGGACAATGAGCGGGACCTGGTTCAGTACAGCTACTCCTTCTTCCACTTCATGCTCTTCTTGGCTTCGCTCTACATCATGATGACCCTCACCAACTGGTATAG ACTTAAAGTTTCCCTGACAGCCCTGATGCAGACTACACCATAA